From Onychostoma macrolepis isolate SWU-2019 chromosome 05, ASM1243209v1, whole genome shotgun sequence:
CCcatacaagtcattggtgtttggtgatgagtttttggctcaaggtctgcTGTTCAGCTGGGAtgaggacttggctttctgcagaccagtcaagttcttccacactgactaaatcaatcatttatttttgaaccttaccttgccttatacacacaCAGGCGTTGTCATGTTAGAACCggaaagggtcctgtccaaactgttgctataaaattagaagcacacaattccctagaaaatcattatatgcttaaacagtaagctttgtactcatggaaatgactaaagtagccaaacctgttcattagaagggggtgtcccgatacttttggcaatatagtgtatatctAAAAAGTAGCGCGACTATAAATAACAGTTGAATGATTACAAAtcagaattattttaataaatatttatgtactAAGAATGTGGCTAACTGGCAACACATGTACAAGGGCAGACTGCCCATGTATGCATCACCTTTAGCCAGGTCCGGGGTGAAGTGAGGCGCGCTCTCGATGGAGGAGCAGTTCCAGCGCATGTCGCTGAAGGAGCTCTGGCACGCGCTCTTGGTGAGTTTAGCCGCGTGCACGATGCTGTGCATGAGCTCGAGGTTCCGTTTGCAGAGCTGCAGCTGATCTGGCACGAGTCCGTCCAGCAGTTTACAGTGATGCGTCTGATTCCAGCCCACCGAGCTGCCGTTCACCGTTAAACCGctgcaaacacaaacaccaCGACTGAgcaaatatatacacaaacctctaacatcattttactaaataatgctaaattaaTAACATTATCTGACATGTTTTCAGCAAGGTAATCgacaaaactacagaaacaGCGAAAAATCATCTGTTGCGATCATGTGCCATTGAATATAAAAGTAACTTTTCAATGAACTTAAGTGAATTGGTTCATAAAACCGATCTAAATGATTAATTCACGAATCgaacttatttttatattattagtctCTAAAACACCCGGATAGGGCTGGAATAAATTAGCTGTTTTTTTCTACTCCTTTCTTTTTTGGTGAATATCACTTAATTCATCCCATGGTGCCAAATTGCATGTCGTTTAACGAATAAAAATACTTACAGCCATGATATTCCTGTGCATGGATAAATCACGCTCAAACACATGACGAAAAATAGAAGAAAGTTCCTGCATGCTGTCATTTTGCTCTTCTGTCGTTTAGAAACCCTAGAGAAGTCCGGTTTGAAGTCTTTCCAAGTGGTCAAGATGCACACCGCACAACCCACGCTGAATGTGTCCGAGTCAAAGTgaagctctctctctttcatagTTCAGCTATGGGGCTCGACCCGCCCCTCCGCGCGTGGGCGGTCTCAAGATTCATATTCAAGAAGCGCGCGGAGAGATTTCCTGCTACAGTCAGTTTACAGGAGGGACCACATACTGAGAAAGAACAAAATTAATCACATTGTCTGACCATGCCAGTTACACAAACAGCATATGTCAAATCTTAGCTGAATTAAAGTAACGTTAGACTTTATCGAAGCTCACTAAAGTGTTAGTTATCAAGCAGATCAAACATGTTTAGTGTGTCAGTCGACCAAGCTAACTGCTTTTATATTAATTCTCATGAGAGACTtaatggtttgtttgtttgttgttattttcCTTTGCGCATGTAGCCTGGTGAGCAAACAACGTTTTAACCGACTTGTCGAGGTTGAGGTAAGAAAAGCTATTAGCAATAGACTCAACACCCATAAGCTCCGCTTTTCAGGGTGTGCGCCTTCCTAAAGGAAACAATTGGGCTTTAGTCTTTTGAAGATTTCTGTCCAAACGGGATCAACAACCCgttcatttacattaaaatcTGTTTGACTCGGCTTTTCCCTTCAGATAAGCCGGATTTCTCGTTCCTCAAGCCTTACAAGCGCAAACATCTTAAAGCCGCCGAAGACATTATAAGTCAGTGAtccataattctattttattctaAACAAAATTTCCCAGTAATGTgctacagtaactaaattattCCCAAATCTCATTTATGGGCTCTTCGGGTTTAAGAAAAGCAGAATTTTACACTGTTGAGCCGCTTGAAATCTGCCTCACGTAGTGAGTTGTCcagttaacaaaaataaataaaaaataaaaggaaaactaaaactaataaaagaaAACCATTTAGACAGTTAAATTGGTATCGTCGGGCGTGCCCATTAAATACGTGCTTTCCTGCTATGCACAAGCAGCGcggctcgttggtctaggggtatgattctcgcttagggtgcgagaggtcccgggttcaaatcccggacgagccctacttttcatttttttcaaaacaatatCTGATTCGATTGTTTACTATTAAATGAACATATACAAGCGCTAAATAGCGTCCGTGCACTAAAACTGTTCAATAAACACACATCTATTTTGCTCGTATGATCAGCCGATGCTTATTCAGTTGAGCTGAAAGTGCCTCAGCGGCGGAAGAATGCAGCCTGGCGCATGTGAATGGCGGCGTGGAGACGGTGCTAATCACTCTAGTCTGATCATCACATAGGTGTGAATATTCACAGGTTCCAGAGCGGCCATACTCGCCGAGACAATCAGAAAGAACACATCCATCACCTTTGCGAGTGGGCAGCTCCACGGAAAGGCGAGAAAAGCTGCTCTTTGATTCGACTCGTCCTTGAATACAACCCTCTGAAATGTGTCGGGACAAACCAGAATCATGAATAGACTGTTTATTGACTAGCAATGGGCCATCAGCGGCCGAAACTGCAAACTGGAATTTTAATTGATGTGCATGCGAGAGCGTGAATTAGTCGGGATTAAGATCAAACAAACCAGTTCTCCTTTCTTTTAATTGAAGCCAGAATAATACAAATGCCTCACGGCTCTGCTAATCCGATCAGCAAATCCTGCCATAATCGGAGGCCTAATCATCGGGTTTTATGAGCATTGTGTGCTGTAAATAAGCGACATCATTGCATCAATAAATAAACCAATTTATCTAAGGTTTCATCAGgtcttaaaataaatcataagtAAATTAAACGAAGCACTATTTTTCTTCACTGTAGTGaagtttttgtactttttaaagAGAGACTGGAGCTGGATATGGACTCTTTCAGTTAAATTTGACCTTTAGTTGACCTGTTGAGATCCCAAAATTTCAGTAGAGTACATTTAGGCTACATAAAATGGCACAATCACACTTACAGCATAAAATTCACATTGACAAATGAGTTCTTGGACCAGAATGCAAACTTGAGAAAGCCATTAAAGAGATCAATTAAATTAGGCGTGGAACTGATCACCTTCAAAAAGTGATAAGGAGCCAACAACCATGTGGTTTGAGGAAAGTATCCCCTCCAAAATCCCATTTAAGGAGTTGTACAGAAGCCTAAAATATTTCCGAccttttcattatttatttatttttttaaatgaaatgtaatggTATGTCCTCTACATCCTAGAGGTTAAAAAATTCAGTATGAGGCATGATAGAAGAGAGCATAGCAATAGCAAATCATATTCTTGGTTACAGGGGCTCTTCACTATGCAGTACAGTGTTCAAAAAACTGAACTTCAGCAAATCTTTTGTTTTGAGCAATAACAGAAACATGAAAGAGCTACAGATGGTGAGGTGTGAGATGCAGGATGGAGTCTCACCTAGAAACCATTGTGTATAGAGTTCACCTGTTTGAAGCAGTCAGGGGGCTTGTGAGGACGAGTCCTTTGCTTACTGTTTTGTGCTCTTTGACGTAATTGTTCTGAGATTTTAGACAAAGGTTTTGCACCAAGAGCGTATCCTGtcttttgcatttgtttgtgtACAATGTAGACAGTAAGACAGAGGAATGTGGAAACAGGTGACGAAACATTCATGTTTGTGAAAGAATGACACTGTAAGGTGTTATTGGCCGTTACGCCATCCTCCAGACCACTTAACACTGAATACACACAGGCAGAAAGGATGTTTCTGTTCTAGACAGTGTGGAACAGCAATGAGTTTGAATCAACATTCAGTCACGTGTTCACAAATACAGTCAGTTTTTAGATCTGAATAAATTAGGCCACAAACATCTCTGTATATGACTACAAGCATATACTGATGGTCATATCTGAATTCTATGACTGAATTTACAGGAATTAGAAAAcagacaagttttttttttttttactgaacacTAGATGGCATTGCACACCAACTGGCCCAAAACTGAAGTTGTCACTGTAATTCACACTTTCTCTGGGAACATTTGAAACTGAAGCACACTTTAAAAACAGTCTtccaaaaacaatttaataggacataaaaaaactttacaaaagagaaaaatatcttatgtacatatatacagtcCCTGTATAGTTTACAAATATACATTATCTTCAGTAAAACAggactacatacagtatacaaacACTTACCTACAAAGACACTCGTATctaaaacacacacgcacacacacacacacacacacaccagaaacaaaaactaaaacaagcTGTCGGTCGGATGCGATGTTTGAGGGAAGAAAAAGGGGGATATAAACAACAAATCTATCAGAACACAATCACATTCAGACTCTCCTGGTTTTTTACATTTCCATGTGGAGACAGAGGGAACATGCAGAGGAAACCTGAGGGCAGATTACCAGCTCTCTTCAGAAGGTTCCAGATAATTCccattcttctttttattcCAAGACCTTTGAACACACAATAAAGCAGTTTGTTCTCGCTGTGAGGATCTGATTTCTATTAACTAAACTACACTAGCATAATTCggtttttctccacagcccattCAGATCCACAATCCTGAGCTGTCACTTGGGTGCTGAAGAAATTTCAAGGGCTGATTCATGACACTGATTTTTATCAGTGTGTGTTGGAGTGAAAGACAGGCTCATATGTTTGGAATGGAATACTAGCTTATTGCTTACTTTATACTGTGTTCAGTATATACTGATTACTGCCTACTGTTTTTAAAACCGGTATATGCAACAATAGATTACGAAACGCTGCATTTCAGTAGTATTTTAGTTCAAGTTGCATGATCAATTCAGCAAGTTATCATcttatatgttatatgttttgtgtgtgtgtgtgtaaagttgTCTATATTAATGAGGATATCTGTGGGactttgcattgtgggataccgTATTCAGAATATACACCACtaaacagcattcatttgaaatataaatcttttgaaacactgtaaacatctttactgtaacttttgaccaatttaatgcgttcttaaactcaaaattattttaaacaatatatatatatatatatatatatatatatatatatatatatatatatatatatataaataagagTACAGCATGCATTCTATGTACTGTAGCAAAAGTAATTGAAGTACAATAGTATTctattccaaacacagccagaCTCAGTGCTTCATTTGCtttagagcagtggttctcaaaccggTCCTGGAGTACCCCCAGCTCTGCTCATTACGTCTCCCTCATCTATCAACCCGTCAGCTCATTAGCGGAGACTGCGAGACCTGAAGTGGGTGTGTCAGATATAGGGAGACATACTCAGTGCAGTGCTGGGGGTACTTCATGGAGAGGTTTGAAAACCATTGCTATAAAGGAGCACTACTGTCCCCTACAGGAGGCACATGGTATTGTATTGCATATTCAGGATAATGTTGAAGACTAGGACACTAGAAAACCATTATGGATTATCATCACTTTCAGTGCCTGAACTACTGCAATCACTTGGTTTTTCCCACAGGTAGTTACAGATCAAGAACAAAGAACcataaaactgtacatttcaGAATTGCATGACTTCATATTAAAAATGGGTATCTTGACTGCATTTGTAAAGGTTTAGTGATAACATAGATATTCTGTTTTATACATTGCCATAATCAGTGCTTAATAGAAAAGTACACAGGTTCACTATTTATGTGTTGTTGAATctatttaagtgtgtgtgttatgGATTGAGCGGGCTGCATTGCATGAATAGAGTATCTCACTCCGTTCACAGTTCCAGTCACTGAAATCACTGCAGGTGCACTTCCTCCCGGATATCACATACACGCAGCAGCTGTAAGGGCGCCGAGCTCATCCAGTCGCTAGGTGGAAGCTGCTTGAATGGCTGAAACCAGGAAGCCAGTGTTGCGTTGCTAGCGTTTGAGGAATGATGGAGGCTGTTTCAGTGCTCAGAGAGAATTGGATCTTTTTGTCAGTGTTGGTGATGCTACATAGTCACATTTGCCTGACGCTCGGCAGATATGTAGATGAGCCCGGGCGTTCATAAATGGTTGGCTCTGTGTCCTTGGGGCGGTGCTAATGAGACATACTGGCTCAGTTGAGTTCAGTGGGTGTGGTCTGTGAGCTCATCAGCGTGATGTGTGTGTCTGATCGGGTCGATCTGTACGCCGATGGGCTCAGGTGTGTCCGGCGGCCGGGGCGTCCCCTAGACGGATGCTGCCGAGGAAGGTGGTGTGGTTGCTCATGGAGATGGAGGTGTCCTCGTACACCATGCGGATGGAGATCCTCTGGCGGGCTCGCAACAAACACACCCCCGCAGTGTAACAGGTGTTGAACTTGCGCTGGCCGGTCTCGATGCTTCGCGTGCAGCGCAAGAATGGAGTCTTGTCAACCATCACCTCATAACTCGCTATGTCCGTGAAGTTCAGGTAATATACCTGAtgaacacacagacacacaagaAAAGCAGATTGGGATAATGGTTACTGATTTctaatcatatttttttgtatttgtatgaaATGTAGACTGTATTTGTTTGTGTATAAGCAGTAGAGTTAGTCCAGGGACTGTACTCACTTCTACCtgactatatataaaatatgttccGTCAAGTAGGACTTCCAGCTCTCCAGAGCGCGAGTGCATTTTAAACACTCTCTGGTGGATTGAGATCATTCTCCAATTTTTCAACACACCTTCTGACAAATCTCACAAACAGACACCAGTAAATACTCAATCATCTGTTATGACAGCAGCGACACAtagttcaaacacacacaccaggGCTCAATTATAAGGAGGTTTTTCTCCGATTTCTACTTGCCTTGTCAAAAATGTCACTGACCCTAACaccaataaattatacatttatcatttagttatttaaaaatacacattaaaatcAGTAACAGTTAGAAATATTTctacaattgaaaatattttaatttcaaattaaaatgtaatttattcctgatgaaaaactgcattttcagcagccattactccagtcttcagtgtcacataatctttcacaaatcattctaatacaccGATTagatgcttaagaaacatttctttattattattatcaacactaaaaatagttgtgctgcttaatattttgtatgttttcagGATTATGTGATGcatagaaatttcaaaataacagcatttatttgaaataaaaatattttgtaaccttataaatgtctttatgctTTTGATAactttaatgtgtccttgttaaATCAAAGTCTTAATTTCTTACTGACTCCAACAGTAGCgtatttttttcctcatgaaatgttcatttctatttatgtatttatttattacaaagaacatttacaacAGCCAGTGGGCCATCCCTTATATTTGAGCCCTTCATACAATCTTTAACGAATGAAAGTCATTCCAATGCACAATATCAATAAGCATTATGAAGCATAGGTATAGTTGTATGTGGGAGATCATTATTTAACTCTTACCTTCTTTCACCTGGATAGTAGTTTCCTGACCTTGAAGATGCACCACAGCTGGCTACGGAAACATCATGTTTAAATTCacaaatttaaaagaacaacaCATTTTCTATGTACTTTTGATGCAAAGACTTATTAGCATGTTTCAAATGTGTCTGATCTACACATCAAACATCCTCTTAATACTGAGAGAATATAATATGGAGTGATGAGCAGTGTGGCGGTGGAGATCAGGAGATGGTGCATAcctgtgtctctctgtgtttgCCTTTATCTGCACCACCTGTTGACACACAGGGGAAAGAAATGAGTTACTTTTGGTCTTTTATTAGTTGCTTATGATCTATTCACGTCTGCCACACATCCTTGCAGCAACAAGCCTTTCAGTTTAATCAATGAATTCCTATGGATTGCAAAAACCTGCACAACAATGAAGCAACATTTCAGTCGATTTGCAATTGTGTTGTGTTGCTCTGTTGCATTGTTCTCAAtatcgctttggataaaagcatctgctaaatgactaaatgtaaatgtgagcAGGCCCTTAACATTTATGgaaatcacatttttttcttccctAAGACATATTTCAGAGTGAAACAGCTTCTCCAATAAGCAAAAAAAGTAGGATGGGAGTCATGGGACCTGATTTTGTCCACAGGGAACTGATTGGATCATTGTTGTTTGCTATCGCTGTGATCTTATGTGAGTGACAGTTTGCTGAAGTGAAGAGTTTATTGTTAGAGAAGAGATGTTGTTGCAAAGGGGAAGATTTGATTCAATTTTTATTAAAGATTCTCAGGgcacataaatttaaaaatggaattgtccattttgatttcatggtgacTTTAAACTAGCAGTTTGCTGTGACTGCGTGTAGAAGCAAGTGTCTGTATTAACCTGAAGGTCCCTGTGGTCCGGGTGGACCTTGTGGTCCAGGTGGCCCTGCTGGTCCAGGAGGTCCGGGTGGGCCAGAGGGACCCATCGCGTTACTGCCTGGAATTCCTGGGATCCCTGGTATTCCAGGTGGACCTTGTGGACCAGGTGGGCCTGGAGGTCCAGGAGCGCCAGGGGGTCCTTTCTTgcctaaaaaaatgtaaaaaaaaaaagagagaggaatGCAGGAATCTATCCTTAAAACtgcaattttttaaaacaacagagtgaaaatgatgaaattaCCTTTTTTCCGCTCCcctttcttttttccatttgtttCTGGAAGAGGGATAAGCAGCAGGAAAAGATAATCAGTtagaaatgtatcattttacattcacgatcacaaatgcaaaaaatgttCTTCCTGGGCTCTCGCTTTTTTCTTCCAGAAAAGAGACTGATTTATTCAGACTGTTTATTTGTTTCAAAGTAGCTAAACTGCTAATGACACTCACATGACCACAGAAAAACAAACCCCAAATGTAATTTGAAGGACAATTGCTTCTGCTGGTGTCTACAAATAACACACACGTCTCACTGTACAATAAACTATAATACTGAAGCAACAAAAGTAGACACAAGAGTCAAACAATATCTAGTAAGAgcgtgtttgtgtgaatgtgtaACAAATCCAGCACATCTGTACTAAACAAGTCTGACAAAATCCACTGTTTTATAGTTTAAAGTCTagcctaaacacacacacacacactgactctCAGGAGACAGATCTGTGTTCCTAAGGCCTGAGGTCActcttgtgtttgtgttggcTAGTATTCGGGGGTCTTTTTTCACAATAAAACTACTTCAACTCATTTGTAAATGACTGCTGCTTTCATTGTGTTGTCTGGTGGGCTTCGCACGCGATATCTCTTTTTCTCAAAACACAGAATATCAAAAGTGAAGAGAAACAACTTGCTGCCTTTAATCTTTTCCTTTAATCTTCCTTTTTTCTCATTATATGTGCAACATGCACATACATAAAATCAAGCAAGCACAACAAAAAGCAAACACGACGCATATAATAAGCATGCAAAGAACTTGACCTGCTTTCAGTACCTCCCTGCAGATGTCCCTGtcttttttataaaacaatcaGGGATGAACTTGTTTATTTCAGCGCAAACCCTGCATCTTATTCACATACCATCCGCAATTCCAGTGTGCAATTAACACAGTGATTTTACTGGCCACAGAAAGCAGATGGACAAAATGGTTAAAGAATTAATTCAGTTAAAGcatacagtttattttaaaatggactTTGTGTACATTTTGTAGTGATCTTTGAAGTGGAAACTATAGCCAGATTGACTTTGTGTCCCTGCTCTAATAACACAGCACTGACACAATGgcccataaaaaaaaaaattgcttttctCTTTGGAACTGTCAGGGGCTTCACACatcaaatgtttaatatttcagtcatattatttttattactgaaGTGTATTTAAGTTGCGGGTTTTCAAAACTAAAGatgaaaataaacatgcaaatatgaCATTTACTCTGAATTTGTTCTCAGTATGAACAAATCATCCAGCCCACTTCACAAAGCCTTGGTTTGTTTTGTAAAACCTTTATTATCTACGTAGTCTTTACTTCTACTGTTGAAAATGTTTACCAGATTGTTTTATAAACCCCTTacacatttacttatttaaacaaactTTGCAAACTGTCCCTGCAGCTTTAGCAAATCCACTCACCTGATTTACAAAAGGTTTGCTAAacataatgaaaatattatagttttattaatctCAGGTTTGTGAAATTGTCAAGCCAGTGGTGCAGATTTATCACCAGAGTGAATGAACTCCCTCTGGTCATGCCGGTGAGCCTCAGAGAGCTTACATCAAGAGAAGCATCAGCAAAAgataacatttatattgttgttaAAACTGCAGTTTAACAAATGAATGTACATGCAACTAAGATATTTTTAGAAGCGACTCAAATAACTATATAAGAAAAAGTGCTTTTAAAAGTTgagctataaataaaatacaaatataaaatgtttgtgttcATGCAGATTCGTCAAAAGAGTTTTGACGGAGGGTTACTTGACATTGGgcatgtctgtgtttgttttatgggagaagaaagaaagagtgtTAAAAGTCTTTAATGAATGGAACAAATTAGCATCAAAGACAGACAATATTGGAACCATATTTCACACCAAACATGCagctgcacacacaaacacaccgaACACCAGCTGTACATTCACAAAGTTAACGTTTATGAGGCCACAAAGTTAGTGAGTTTGTGTATGTCCATGTGCAAGTGCTTTGACCCATGAATCTGAGAATTGGGAAGAAGACAGTATGACTTTTGATCACAAGAATGGATTGAAATTGCTTCCTTTTTAAACCATGATGCTCACACACAGTTTGACGCTTGCAATAATACTCACCTAACACAGTCTGATGCTTCGATTTTATACTCAAATCTAATCAGTTCAAATCTGTTGTCAACATTTCATGGAAATGTAGTTTAACAGAATTACAACTAAGCcataaaaatcaacaacaacatgaGTTATGTCCGTGGACGCTGTTCAAAATGAGCTCACAGCGAAGAGTGAGGTCTATAGATTCAAACACACACGTTGAGCTGTATGAAATATCTTATGTCTCCATAACAGTAGGTTCGGGATTTATTAACATCCATACACTGCTGTCAAATATACAGAGATTTACAGCTCAGCATATTACAGGAATTGTTTCCATCTGCAACACACCTAAGTGTGCCACTCTACTAGTGTGTGTAAGAGAATTTAATGTACAATTTAGTGCACAAGACtcccacacacagacacaacaaTAATCTGAGAAATACTGGGTCTCGTTCactaattaataaacaattttactTATGTAAATGTGCTTACATAGCTTAAAAAGACACACTTACAGCAAGGGTAAAGTTTGGTATTCTCAATACCATTTGACCACATTAATTGCCTTTTGTGTTTAAATTGATAACTTGGCAAGTCATCCATTTAAACACAGAAGGCAGTTAATGTGCATTTGACTGTTCACATGCGGTCACATTACCACAAGTTAACATAGCACAACTGTCTAGTGCTGAAATGGGACAGCTGATGACAATTTATGGGGGTAAAACTATACAAACCGCTCTCAGGTGCTGTCTGCTGGCTTCTGCACCATAATATCATTTTCTTTAGTCCTCATATTCTCGTTTGATCTCAGAAAAAGGTAGTAacaatagtagtagtagtaacaataataatttactagTACTACTCTTACAACtaaatatttcttcttcttcttcttcttatatATTCAGGCTGGCTGAAAGTTTGAATGAAGTAGAATACGACTAAAGTGGACCAAAGAAAACAATgtcttaatatttaaaatac
This genomic window contains:
- the eda gene encoding ectodysplasin-A isoform X2 produces the protein MLTDLHAAMVPKREPAKLEERERTQAACECQSQCNNCKIFLSLFILSLSLHFVTLFCYLDLRSELKREITQKNKDEVSSTGPVPHYEATAPVLRLPDTDHPTIDDQSRWRDEHTRGLERVIHRTKRSETNGKKKGERKKGKKGPPGAPGPPGPPGPQGPPGIPGIPGIPGSNAMGPSGPPGPPGPAGPPGPQGPPGPQGPSGGADKGKHRETQPAVVHLQGQETTIQVKEDLSEGVLKNWRMISIHQRVFKMHSRSGELEVLLDGTYFIYSQVYYLNFTDIASYEVMVDKTPFLRCTRSIETGQRKFNTCYTAGVCLLRARQRISIRMVYEDTSISMSNHTTFLGSIRLGDAPAAGHT
- the eda gene encoding ectodysplasin-A isoform X4, with the protein product MLTDLHAAMVPKREPAKLEERERTQAACECQSQCNNCKIFLSLFILSLSLHFVTLFCYLDLRSELKREITQKNKDEVSSTGPVPHYEATAPVLRLPDTDHPTIDDQSRWRDEHTRGLERVIHRTKRSETNGKKKGERKKGKKGPPGAPGPPGPPGPQGPPGIPGIPGIPGSNAMGPSGPPGPPGPAGPPGPQGPPGPQGPSGGADKGKHRETQPAVVHLQGQETTIQVKEEGVLKNWRMISIHQRVFKMHSRSGELEVLLDGTYFIYSQVYYLNFTDIASYEVMVDKTPFLRCTRSIETGQRKFNTCYTAGVCLLRARQRISIRMVYEDTSISMSNHTTFLGSIRLGDAPAAGHT
- the eda gene encoding ectodysplasin-A isoform X3 — protein: MLTDLHAAMVPKREPAKLEERERTQAACECQSQCNNCKIFLSLFILSLSLHFVTLFCYLDLRSELKREITQKNKDEVSSTGPVPHYEATAPVLRLPDTDHPTIDDQSRWRDEHTRGLERVIHRTKRSETNGKKKGERKKGKKGPPGAPGPPGPPGPQGPPGIPGIPGIPGSNAMGPSGPPGPPGPAGPPGPQGPPGPQGPSGGADKGKHRETQPAVVHLQGQETTIQVKEEGVLKNWRMISIHQRVFKMHSRSGELEVLLDGTYFIYSQVEVYYLNFTDIASYEVMVDKTPFLRCTRSIETGQRKFNTCYTAGVCLLRARQRISIRMVYEDTSISMSNHTTFLGSIRLGDAPAAGHT
- the eda gene encoding ectodysplasin-A isoform X1 — protein: MLTDLHAAMVPKREPAKLEERERTQAACECQSQCNNCKIFLSLFILSLSLHFVTLFCYLDLRSELKREITQKNKDEVSSTGPVPHYEATAPVLRLPDTDHPTIDDQSRWRDEHTRGLERVIHRTKRSETNGKKKGERKKGKKGPPGAPGPPGPPGPQGPPGIPGIPGIPGSNAMGPSGPPGPPGPAGPPGPQGPPGPQGPSGGADKGKHRETQPAVVHLQGQETTIQVKEDLSEGVLKNWRMISIHQRVFKMHSRSGELEVLLDGTYFIYSQVEVYYLNFTDIASYEVMVDKTPFLRCTRSIETGQRKFNTCYTAGVCLLRARQRISIRMVYEDTSISMSNHTTFLGSIRLGDAPAAGHT